A part of Tessaracoccus timonensis genomic DNA contains:
- a CDS encoding sugar ABC transporter ATP-binding protein — translation MVTGGLVAKNITKGYSGVPVLMGVSLSVDPGEIVGLVGHNGAGKSTLLKVFSGAHQPSGGTLEIDGQEVSFSSPSDAIAEGVSTVYQELSLLQNLTVTQNVFLGREESGAFGLNKKQMSFEAREITLNFDLDVDVDRTVGNYSMATRQLLEIAIAASRNTKYLLLDEPTTSLEGEQVDHLLEYVKRLAKEKNIGVLIVNHKLDELYGVADRIVALMNGQVVIDGPTEKVDRRDVVAAIAGEGYQESEVGEKARARQLSKRKKVMELRGLTSAALEDVSFDIRAGEILGIYGLSGSGRTETLRTIAGLDRYDGGTMTVAGERYEPKTPKHAKQRGIAFVTEERKHDGIVPEMNSYQNASLPVVRDYAKFGLLDLRRMKQESKKVLESLQLRGDPAQPIVALSGGNQQKVLLARALIQEPKILLLDEPTKGVDIGVKSEIYEILRKLADEEELAVVVVSSEEEEILEISDTVLVLANGQVVHGPVPANEVTQRDLREWSWTE, via the coding sequence ATGGTTACTGGTGGACTCGTAGCAAAAAATATTACGAAGGGTTACTCAGGTGTCCCGGTACTCATGGGGGTATCCTTGTCCGTTGACCCCGGGGAAATTGTCGGTCTTGTCGGACATAACGGGGCAGGAAAATCAACCTTGCTGAAAGTTTTCTCTGGAGCGCATCAGCCGTCTGGCGGGACGCTGGAGATTGATGGGCAGGAAGTCTCGTTCTCCAGCCCGTCGGATGCTATCGCAGAGGGAGTGTCAACGGTTTACCAAGAGCTGTCGCTTTTACAGAATCTCACGGTTACACAGAATGTGTTCCTCGGTCGTGAAGAGTCAGGAGCCTTTGGACTTAATAAAAAGCAGATGAGCTTTGAGGCTAGGGAAATTACTCTGAATTTCGATCTTGATGTTGACGTTGACCGGACTGTGGGAAATTACTCGATGGCGACTCGGCAACTACTCGAAATAGCAATTGCCGCGAGCAGGAATACTAAGTACCTCTTGTTAGATGAGCCAACCACTTCTCTAGAAGGAGAGCAGGTTGATCATCTTCTGGAATACGTTAAGCGATTGGCGAAAGAAAAGAATATTGGAGTCCTGATCGTCAACCACAAACTAGACGAGCTATACGGAGTTGCCGACCGGATTGTTGCCCTCATGAACGGTCAGGTTGTTATCGACGGACCGACCGAGAAAGTCGATCGCCGCGACGTGGTTGCGGCGATCGCGGGTGAGGGCTACCAGGAGTCGGAGGTGGGAGAAAAGGCGCGTGCACGTCAGCTCTCCAAACGGAAGAAGGTTATGGAGCTCCGAGGATTGACCTCTGCAGCCCTTGAAGACGTTTCCTTCGACATTCGAGCAGGTGAGATTCTCGGGATTTACGGTTTGTCGGGATCCGGCAGAACAGAAACGCTAAGAACTATCGCGGGGCTTGACCGCTACGATGGTGGGACAATGACGGTCGCAGGTGAGAGGTATGAACCTAAGACACCAAAGCACGCAAAACAGCGCGGGATCGCATTCGTGACGGAAGAACGGAAACACGACGGCATTGTGCCGGAGATGAATTCGTATCAGAATGCCTCTCTTCCAGTCGTGCGTGATTATGCCAAGTTCGGGTTGTTGGATCTGCGACGGATGAAACAGGAATCCAAGAAAGTGTTGGAGTCTCTCCAGCTACGCGGAGATCCGGCACAACCCATCGTTGCACTGTCTGGTGGTAATCAACAGAAGGTGCTCCTCGCACGGGCATTGATCCAAGAACCGAAGATCCTACTCCTTGATGAACCAACAAAAGGCGTCGATATCGGCGTCAAGAGTGAGATTTACGAGATCTTGCGAAAGCTAGCTGATGAAGAGGAGCTTGCAGTCGTCGTCGTTTCGTCAGAAGAAGAGGAGATCCTGGAGATATCTGACACAGTTTTGGTGCTTGCAAACGGTCAAGTTGTGCATGGCCCTGTTCCAGCTAATGAAGTTACCCAAAGAGATCTACGGGAGTGGTCATGGACAGAGTAA
- a CDS encoding sugar-binding transcriptional regulator translates to MIAVAKAFYFDGRSKVKIAADMGLSRFKVAQLLSDARDLGIIKFVIADPFDVQSSLKEFLEDELAIESVVLVADSGQIQEDRDALAAKTAELLVRDVKEGSVIGLSWGRTLAGLGSAIEYLPEVDVVQLTGLVGTDPTHSPLRLMTTLNPDFQVRSHALLSPLFVSSAATAEGMRHEPDVDGVFSWYDRLDIAILSIGSWANGITQLGQYFSDTEKSRIDEAGAVADFAGIFIDSHGNEVAEEFAARRISVSLDQLRQTRHVIAAAAGEGKATAIVATARAGVLDTLVTTVTTAMRLEEILRAERDDLQPKSALASGG, encoded by the coding sequence ATGATCGCCGTTGCTAAAGCCTTCTACTTTGACGGTCGGAGCAAGGTGAAGATTGCCGCCGATATGGGCCTTAGCCGCTTCAAGGTTGCGCAGCTTCTTTCAGATGCCCGCGACTTGGGAATTATCAAGTTTGTCATCGCCGATCCGTTCGACGTCCAATCGTCACTCAAAGAGTTTCTGGAAGATGAACTCGCGATCGAATCTGTCGTGCTAGTCGCTGATTCTGGCCAGATTCAGGAGGATCGCGACGCACTGGCGGCCAAGACTGCCGAGTTATTAGTCAGAGATGTGAAGGAAGGCTCCGTCATTGGCCTCTCATGGGGACGGACCTTGGCGGGTCTCGGGTCGGCCATCGAGTATCTCCCTGAAGTGGATGTCGTGCAGCTCACTGGACTCGTTGGTACTGACCCGACTCACTCACCACTACGCCTCATGACCACTCTCAACCCAGACTTCCAGGTTCGTTCTCATGCGCTCCTCTCCCCGCTGTTTGTCTCTTCCGCAGCTACAGCAGAGGGCATGAGGCATGAACCCGACGTCGATGGTGTGTTTTCGTGGTACGACAGGCTCGATATAGCAATTCTGTCCATTGGCTCTTGGGCTAATGGGATCACCCAACTAGGGCAATACTTTTCAGATACCGAAAAAAGCCGGATTGACGAGGCAGGTGCCGTCGCTGACTTTGCAGGAATTTTCATCGATTCCCACGGCAACGAAGTGGCGGAAGAGTTCGCCGCGCGTCGTATCTCCGTGTCACTCGACCAGCTTCGACAAACGCGACACGTGATTGCAGCGGCAGCCGGCGAGGGAAAAGCTACCGCGATTGTCGCTACTGCGCGTGCAGGTGTCCTCGACACTCTCGTCACAACAGTGACCACAGCCATGAGGCTGGAAGAAATCCTCCGAGCGGAACGTGACGATCTGCAACCCAAGTCCGCCCTCGCCAGCGGAGGCTAA
- a CDS encoding CCA tRNA nucleotidyltransferase, giving the protein MQHLLRIAPVIDELGSLFRDAGHELYLVGGSVRDALMGHLGHDLDFTTSARPDDTHALLKRFTPTTWDVGKDFGTIGALAKAEGSEWQIEVTTFRADAYEGHTRKPIVAFGDSIDGDLIRRDFTVNAMAIDIATRKFVDPYGGLQDLAAGILRTPTEPEISFSDDPLRMMRAARFASRLGFRVATDVVAAMKGMADRIQIVSVERIQQELNGLLMTDSPRAGLNLLVETGLAEHFLPELPALRLERDEHHRHKDVYEHSLTVVDQAIALEKARGHEPDLVNRLAALLHDIGKPATRRFEGPKVTFHHHDVVGAKMARKRLRALNYPSAVTQSVCKLIELHLRFHGYAEGAWTDAAVRRYVRDAGDELEHLHILTRADCTTRNRAKATRLRRAYEELEWRIDELAAQEELDALRPHLDGNQIMEILGVGPGREVGQAYKFLLDHRIEHGPLDEDAATKLLLDWWAEQH; this is encoded by the coding sequence ATGCAGCACCTTCTGCGCATCGCGCCCGTCATCGACGAGCTGGGCAGCCTGTTTCGCGATGCCGGCCACGAGCTCTACCTCGTCGGCGGCTCAGTACGCGACGCCTTGATGGGGCATCTCGGCCACGACCTCGATTTCACCACCTCCGCCCGCCCCGACGACACCCACGCACTGTTGAAGCGCTTCACGCCGACAACGTGGGACGTCGGGAAAGACTTCGGCACTATCGGCGCCCTGGCCAAGGCGGAAGGCAGCGAGTGGCAGATCGAGGTCACCACGTTTCGTGCCGACGCCTACGAGGGGCACACGCGCAAACCCATCGTCGCCTTCGGTGACTCCATCGACGGTGACCTCATCCGTCGCGACTTCACCGTGAACGCGATGGCGATCGACATCGCCACCCGCAAGTTCGTCGACCCGTACGGCGGCCTGCAAGACCTTGCTGCCGGCATCCTCCGCACGCCCACTGAGCCCGAGATCTCCTTCTCTGATGACCCGCTGCGCATGATGCGGGCGGCACGGTTCGCGTCGCGCCTCGGGTTCCGCGTCGCCACCGACGTCGTCGCAGCGATGAAGGGCATGGCGGACCGCATTCAAATTGTGTCGGTCGAGCGCATTCAGCAGGAGCTCAACGGCCTGCTCATGACCGACAGCCCCCGCGCCGGGCTGAACCTGCTCGTCGAGACGGGGCTCGCGGAGCACTTCCTCCCGGAGCTGCCCGCGCTGCGCCTCGAGCGCGACGAACACCACCGCCACAAGGACGTCTACGAGCACTCGCTCACCGTCGTGGATCAGGCAATCGCGCTGGAGAAGGCGCGCGGGCACGAGCCGGACCTGGTGAATCGTCTCGCCGCGCTGCTGCACGACATCGGCAAGCCCGCCACCAGACGCTTCGAGGGCCCCAAGGTGACCTTCCATCACCACGACGTCGTCGGGGCGAAGATGGCAAGGAAGCGCCTGCGGGCGCTGAACTATCCGAGCGCGGTGACGCAGTCGGTGTGCAAGCTGATCGAGCTGCACCTGCGCTTCCACGGTTACGCCGAGGGGGCGTGGACGGACGCGGCCGTGCGACGCTACGTGCGCGATGCCGGCGATGAGCTCGAGCACCTGCACATCCTCACGCGCGCCGACTGCACGACCCGTAACAGGGCCAAGGCCACGAGGCTGCGCCGCGCCTACGAGGAGCTCGAATGGCGCATCGACGAGCTCGCCGCGCAGGAGGAGCTCGACGCGCTGCGCCCCCACCTCGACGGGAACCAGATCATGGAGATCTTGGGCGTCGGGCCGGGCAGGGAGGTCGGCCAAGCGTACAAGTTCCTGCTCGACCACCGCATCGAGCACGGCCCCCTCGACGAGGACGCCGCCACGAAGCTCCTCCTCGACTGGTGGGCCGAGCAGCACTGA
- a CDS encoding M23 family metallopeptidase: MQGPAPVEAVPNVSVTPELLNVVGPSDPPPVEDIPATTSVPTSSGPIFPVHKYEEDWYLPRPQRGKPASPDRLGYVNTQGNGVLATPVNGRRTSPFGMRMHPVLHIYKLHTGLDFAAPCGTPIGAAADGVVSFVGWAGGNGYMVGIRHGQINGYDVVTNYAHLSSAGVRVGDHVKRHQGIGRVGNTGYSTGCHLHFEVKANGQFTDPASWLSKDGVVVFAQDMPDYAAPSPSPPPSPSPSPSVSPSPDASPSLSPSVPTSPSAAPSTSGSPTTTPTGPQPSDPKPSDEPSPEPSASASPSPSPSPSKPKESPSGSEKPTEPAPTENEEPASTPTK, translated from the coding sequence ATGCAAGGTCCTGCCCCTGTTGAGGCCGTGCCCAACGTGAGCGTGACTCCAGAACTGCTCAACGTGGTGGGGCCCAGCGACCCCCCGCCGGTTGAGGATATTCCCGCCACGACGAGCGTGCCGACGTCGAGTGGCCCTATCTTCCCGGTGCACAAGTACGAAGAAGACTGGTACCTGCCGCGCCCCCAGCGAGGCAAGCCGGCCAGCCCCGACAGGCTCGGATACGTTAACACCCAGGGCAACGGCGTCCTCGCAACGCCGGTGAATGGGCGACGCACGTCGCCGTTCGGTATGCGTATGCACCCGGTGCTGCACATTTACAAATTGCACACTGGTCTCGACTTCGCCGCCCCCTGTGGCACGCCCATCGGCGCCGCAGCCGACGGCGTCGTGTCGTTCGTCGGCTGGGCTGGCGGCAACGGCTACATGGTGGGCATCCGCCACGGTCAGATCAACGGCTACGACGTCGTCACCAACTACGCCCACTTGTCGTCGGCAGGCGTGCGAGTCGGAGACCATGTGAAACGGCACCAGGGTATTGGCCGCGTTGGCAATACGGGCTATTCGACTGGTTGTCACCTCCACTTCGAGGTGAAGGCGAACGGACAATTCACCGACCCCGCGTCGTGGCTGTCGAAGGACGGGGTCGTGGTGTTCGCCCAGGACATGCCCGACTATGCCGCGCCCTCGCCGAGCCCGCCCCCATCTCCCTCACCTTCGCCGTCGGTATCCCCCTCACCGGACGCGTCTCCGTCGCTCTCGCCGAGTGTGCCGACGTCGCCCTCGGCTGCTCCGAGCACATCGGGAAGCCCGACGACGACCCCCACCGGCCCGCAGCCGTCGGATCCGAAGCCTTCCGACGAGCCGTCGCCTGAGCCGAGCGCGTCGGCGAGCCCATCGCCGTCACCATCTCCCTCGAAGCCGAAGGAATCACCGTCGGGGAGCGAGAAGCCGACGGAACCTGCGCCCACCGAGAACGAGGAGCCGGCGTCCACGCCGACGAAGTAA
- the xylB gene encoding xylulokinase encodes MSSESTVLGVDLSTQSCTVEVRKVDDFARLATASVRLSRAVPPVSEQQPEEWWHALQAAMEMLREQGICTGNIEAVSVAAQCHGLVALDKKDKVIRPAKLWNDTTGSRAMNALVARFGNEFWVERTQSVPKAAFTIAKLAHFVEEEPETIEKMASILLPHDYLTFRLTGEKVTDRSEASGTGYFDSVTNTYRTDVLEACFGSEIPWADLLPRVLAPDAIAGWVTKEAARDLGLRVGIPVGTGGGDQHIAAAGLGMLPGDVCFSLGTSGVVFTVSDSPIFDTTGMVDGVASATGGWMPVVCTLNCTQVTDKFAELMGVDVAALGEEALAADPAGPRPAVAAYLGGERSPDLPNSQGLIAGITNTTTRSQLALAAFEGVLFGLLRGLECISAQQIPLNGRVIAIGGGARSLAYRQLLADHLNRPVIEVDSLEATARGASLQALAVLLGDRLARIGERFPPMLVSITDPRPHVDRTARSRYAVTATHAAAFELE; translated from the coding sequence ATGAGTAGCGAGTCAACCGTTCTAGGTGTCGATCTCTCTACGCAATCCTGCACTGTTGAGGTACGTAAAGTTGATGACTTTGCTCGATTAGCCACTGCATCGGTCCGACTTTCGCGTGCGGTGCCACCGGTTTCCGAGCAACAACCAGAGGAATGGTGGCATGCCCTGCAAGCTGCAATGGAGATGCTACGAGAACAAGGGATTTGCACCGGGAATATCGAAGCGGTCTCCGTAGCGGCACAGTGCCACGGGTTGGTGGCTCTTGATAAGAAGGACAAGGTTATCCGCCCGGCAAAGCTATGGAACGACACAACCGGATCACGCGCAATGAATGCACTCGTTGCACGATTCGGGAATGAATTCTGGGTTGAACGCACGCAGTCGGTGCCGAAAGCTGCCTTCACGATAGCGAAACTCGCTCATTTTGTGGAAGAAGAACCGGAAACGATCGAGAAGATGGCATCGATTCTTCTTCCACATGATTACCTCACTTTTAGACTTACTGGTGAGAAAGTGACGGACAGGTCGGAAGCCTCAGGGACAGGATATTTCGATAGTGTTACTAACACCTACCGAACTGATGTGCTGGAGGCCTGTTTTGGTAGTGAAATCCCCTGGGCGGATTTGCTTCCGAGAGTGTTGGCTCCTGACGCGATCGCGGGGTGGGTGACCAAAGAAGCAGCTCGGGACCTTGGCTTGCGAGTGGGAATTCCAGTGGGGACGGGTGGCGGGGATCAGCACATTGCCGCGGCTGGCCTAGGAATGTTGCCTGGTGATGTCTGTTTCAGCCTGGGGACGAGCGGTGTTGTGTTCACTGTGTCAGACTCTCCGATTTTTGACACAACTGGAATGGTCGACGGAGTGGCGTCGGCTACCGGAGGGTGGATGCCTGTCGTATGCACGCTCAACTGCACTCAGGTAACCGATAAGTTTGCTGAGTTAATGGGGGTTGATGTCGCAGCACTGGGTGAAGAAGCTCTGGCCGCAGATCCTGCAGGACCAAGGCCAGCTGTTGCCGCCTATCTCGGGGGTGAGCGTTCCCCGGATTTGCCGAATTCGCAAGGACTCATAGCCGGGATTACTAACACGACTACCCGATCCCAGCTAGCGCTTGCAGCATTCGAAGGCGTGTTGTTCGGACTGTTAAGGGGTCTGGAGTGCATTTCTGCGCAGCAGATTCCGCTGAATGGACGTGTAATCGCTATTGGTGGAGGGGCTCGATCGCTGGCCTATCGGCAGCTTCTTGCTGACCATTTGAATAGGCCGGTCATTGAAGTCGACTCACTTGAAGCCACAGCACGTGGCGCGTCGCTCCAAGCCCTAGCGGTGCTTCTCGGTGACAGGCTTGCGAGAATTGGGGAACGTTTTCCACCCATGCTCGTCTCCATCACAGACCCGAGACCTCACGTAGACCGGACAGCACGTAGTAGATACGCAGTAACAGCGACGCATGCTGCAGCGTTTGAATTGGAGTAG
- a CDS encoding ADP-dependent glucokinase/phosphofructokinase produces MPDLHRHIGRVVLGIVNSYLDHFSSAPTLGGTGVRAALALAQAGIPNTVHLVSDNRVFRELLPPQVQIITTATKDTWEPHLIIQYPAGAKVDLEDGSIRSKSPNRIILVNDRPNELLEPSPQLPELFRKANVVLVSGFNAMLDPTLTLNRTRQVTEALSECNPRPIVFLEDAGYHLHSVLEAFHSGFKDVADIHSMNEDELQNYIDREIDLLDPHSVRQAIEDVMPHVLAPTLVLHTRHFALAHGQRAQILRPSLAAGNDLAGARYMFGDSITESALTNVQAAPHQSEAVEFARAFNAIEPDAVVVPARALEPRTPTTIGLGDTFVAGVLGDLVTRNTHT; encoded by the coding sequence GTGCCCGATCTTCATCGCCACATAGGCCGCGTAGTTCTCGGCATAGTCAATAGTTACCTTGATCACTTCAGCAGCGCCCCAACACTCGGAGGCACAGGCGTAAGAGCGGCATTAGCACTCGCCCAAGCAGGGATTCCCAACACAGTCCACCTGGTCAGTGACAATCGGGTATTCCGTGAGCTACTGCCACCCCAAGTCCAGATCATCACGACAGCGACCAAAGACACGTGGGAGCCCCACCTCATCATTCAGTATCCAGCAGGAGCCAAAGTAGATCTCGAAGATGGGAGTATCCGTTCGAAGTCACCCAACAGGATAATCCTCGTCAACGATCGCCCGAATGAGCTCCTCGAACCCTCCCCGCAGTTGCCTGAACTCTTCCGGAAAGCAAACGTCGTTCTAGTCTCCGGCTTCAACGCGATGCTCGACCCGACGCTCACGCTCAATCGCACTCGGCAAGTCACCGAGGCGCTCTCAGAGTGCAACCCTCGCCCAATCGTGTTCCTCGAAGACGCCGGTTACCATCTTCACAGTGTCCTCGAAGCATTTCACTCAGGGTTTAAAGACGTCGCGGACATCCACAGCATGAATGAAGACGAGCTCCAGAACTACATAGACCGCGAAATTGATCTGCTTGATCCTCATTCGGTCCGTCAAGCCATCGAGGACGTAATGCCTCACGTACTAGCCCCCACATTGGTGCTGCATACTCGCCACTTCGCTTTGGCCCACGGACAGCGGGCGCAAATACTACGACCTTCACTTGCTGCCGGAAACGATCTTGCAGGCGCTCGCTACATGTTCGGCGACTCAATTACGGAATCTGCACTAACAAACGTGCAGGCGGCTCCGCACCAAAGCGAAGCAGTCGAATTCGCTCGTGCGTTCAACGCAATCGAACCTGACGCAGTAGTTGTGCCGGCACGTGCTCTCGAGCCACGTACCCCAACCACGATCGGACTAGGGGACACATTCGTAGCTGGAGTGCTAGGCGACCTTGTCACCCGCAATACACACACCTAA
- a CDS encoding SIS domain-containing protein, translating into MDRVSSSKSETVNMLEYARAQVQKEGNAVLAVADQLDESFIEVVQRVRRVVGKLFVTGSGTSSAVARRMAHLLSVSGTPALFIHSMDALHGTMGSVEPNDLVIAISKGGESDEVNQFVQLVHDKGTEIIALTENPSGTLASLADTVAILHSPDDADPGNLLAMGSTLMAAAWGDALARTLMYVGDWDLRDSVKMHPAGAVGKAARSGAASDE; encoded by the coding sequence ATGGACAGAGTAAGTAGTAGTAAGAGCGAGACGGTAAACATGTTGGAGTATGCGCGTGCACAGGTCCAAAAAGAAGGGAACGCTGTCTTAGCCGTCGCCGATCAGCTTGACGAGTCATTCATAGAGGTCGTACAGAGAGTTCGGAGAGTTGTTGGAAAGCTGTTCGTCACAGGATCCGGGACGTCATCGGCTGTCGCTCGTCGGATGGCTCATCTCCTGAGCGTTAGCGGAACGCCAGCACTGTTCATCCATTCAATGGATGCGCTGCACGGAACGATGGGCTCAGTTGAACCTAATGATCTTGTCATCGCTATTTCAAAGGGCGGCGAGTCCGATGAAGTGAACCAGTTCGTTCAGCTCGTACATGACAAAGGTACGGAAATTATCGCGCTCACCGAGAACCCCAGCGGAACGCTCGCCAGTTTGGCAGATACCGTAGCGATTCTTCATAGCCCAGATGATGCGGATCCGGGAAATCTGCTAGCGATGGGGTCAACGCTCATGGCGGCGGCCTGGGGCGATGCATTGGCTAGAACGTTGATGTATGTTGGAGATTGGGACTTGCGAGACTCTGTGAAAATGCACCCAGCCGGAGCCGTAGGAAAGGCCGCAAGGTCCGGGGCGGCATCAGATGAGTAG
- a CDS encoding transaldolase family protein, with translation MLMLDSVDMVRIGNLLETSLFQGITSNPTILARAGLSQDSIPDLYARAEELGASLIAFQSIGENERELRVSAEQIAQLGPRVIVKLPALREAYSIARNLVDNGVRVLLTAVYHPTQALLAGDMSVWGIAPYAGRLYDFGADAVETIGTMVDILQGSTVRVLAASLRNPELIAQLSARGVSDFTVSPSVADSLVDNSLTIQAVNDFMSDAKKPIDV, from the coding sequence ATGCTGATGCTCGACTCTGTTGACATGGTAAGAATAGGAAATCTCCTAGAGACCTCTTTATTTCAGGGAATCACTAGCAATCCCACGATTCTTGCGCGTGCAGGATTGAGTCAAGACTCGATTCCAGATCTCTATGCACGTGCTGAAGAACTGGGTGCATCGCTCATTGCGTTTCAATCGATTGGTGAAAACGAAAGGGAGTTGCGAGTTAGTGCAGAACAGATCGCTCAACTAGGGCCACGCGTGATTGTCAAGCTTCCGGCCCTTCGGGAAGCATACTCAATAGCACGAAACTTGGTTGATAACGGTGTCCGAGTTCTGCTAACTGCGGTCTACCACCCGACCCAGGCATTACTCGCCGGTGACATGAGTGTGTGGGGGATCGCGCCCTATGCAGGACGCCTCTATGACTTTGGGGCTGACGCAGTTGAAACGATTGGAACAATGGTCGATATCCTTCAGGGAAGTACGGTCCGAGTCTTGGCAGCCTCGTTGCGTAACCCTGAGCTGATTGCTCAGCTGAGCGCGCGTGGGGTGTCCGACTTCACCGTATCACCGTCAGTTGCCGATAGCCTGGTTGATAACTCTCTCACTATCCAGGCCGTGAATGACTTCATGTCTGATGCCAAGAAGCCAATCGATGTATAG
- a CDS encoding ABC transporter permease has protein sequence MSKRIRLPQELGVFGVVILVAVIMGALSPEFRTASNLSVLLLNGAVVTFLALGQTCVLLTGGIDLSVGSNIALTGMIAALAMSAGLPWWMAALLAIVTGVVVGVFNGVAVHYGKMPPFIVTFATFGISASIPKILTNAKSVTVTDPMFAFFGRGSIFGVPMPILMVLAAGIFIWLILSRTAAGVHIYAVGGNKETARLSGINIARTTILVYVISGICAAFGGIIVTSRLMVGYPTAGSGTEQFYSIASAVVGGVSLFGGVGTVLGAFLGSLLIAEVSNGMNVIGVDSYWQPLVIGVIILLGVLFDSNKQSFKARRRKTAAVSGQAGAESVSRQNSDAS, from the coding sequence GTGAGCAAGAGGATACGACTTCCCCAGGAGCTGGGTGTCTTCGGTGTGGTGATCCTGGTCGCAGTCATCATGGGGGCGTTGTCGCCGGAGTTTCGAACCGCCAGTAACCTGAGTGTTCTGCTGCTCAACGGTGCAGTCGTCACATTTTTAGCGCTGGGTCAGACATGTGTCTTGCTCACAGGGGGAATCGACCTATCAGTGGGGTCTAACATCGCGTTGACCGGCATGATTGCTGCCCTCGCAATGTCCGCTGGCCTGCCTTGGTGGATGGCGGCACTGTTGGCGATCGTGACAGGCGTCGTCGTAGGTGTATTTAACGGCGTTGCAGTCCACTACGGTAAGATGCCTCCGTTCATCGTCACCTTCGCAACGTTTGGAATCTCAGCTTCCATTCCAAAGATTCTGACTAATGCGAAGTCGGTGACGGTTACCGATCCAATGTTCGCGTTCTTTGGTAGGGGCTCAATCTTTGGTGTCCCTATGCCGATTCTCATGGTACTTGCAGCCGGGATTTTCATCTGGCTCATTCTGTCGCGTACGGCGGCAGGAGTGCACATTTATGCCGTTGGCGGTAACAAAGAAACTGCCCGGTTGTCTGGGATCAATATCGCTCGAACCACCATACTTGTGTATGTAATCTCTGGTATTTGTGCCGCGTTTGGTGGAATCATTGTGACGTCGAGGTTGATGGTTGGATATCCGACAGCCGGATCTGGTACAGAACAGTTCTACTCCATTGCATCGGCCGTGGTTGGTGGCGTTTCACTCTTCGGAGGAGTAGGGACGGTCCTGGGGGCATTCCTCGGATCGCTCCTTATCGCCGAGGTTTCCAACGGTATGAATGTTATCGGCGTTGATTCATACTGGCAGCCGCTGGTCATCGGCGTAATCATTCTGCTGGGCGTGTTGTTCGATTCGAATAAGCAATCGTTTAAGGCTCGCCGTCGGAAGACCGCAGCCGTATCAGGTCAGGCTGGAGCGGAATCTGTATCCCGTCAGAATTCAGATGCGTCATAA
- a CDS encoding substrate-binding domain-containing protein, with protein sequence MRKIRLVAGLAAVVLGAAACSAIDTGTGSSNAGDNGGGTETSAIPESCKSHEALLAVLLPNQTNPYYVAMKEGFETAAKDNGFKAEIQIAEDDDAQQLAQAEALLQKKPCALALNPVKSEPSAAIVKSANDAGVPVFTVNVIVDEDALNAQQGRIVQYLGADNKAGGVQTAEQVLKDMGDDAKMVIGFVTEPDEVPVVIRDEGFKETISKNSNAEVVATVDGNVKATDSLNVTTEMLQGNPNLNVIFASTGPAAQGALEAVKASGRDVKVYGFCAPELELTSQYPGCVAQEPADYGKRVVEQIRKYVDGEKVENEILRPLKLYVEGETPAPGEVG encoded by the coding sequence ATGCGTAAAATTCGACTCGTGGCAGGCTTGGCTGCTGTTGTATTAGGGGCGGCAGCATGTAGTGCTATTGATACGGGGACGGGTTCGTCCAACGCCGGCGACAACGGAGGAGGCACTGAGACGAGCGCTATCCCGGAATCGTGTAAGTCACATGAGGCACTCCTCGCAGTCCTGCTCCCCAATCAGACGAATCCCTACTACGTTGCAATGAAGGAAGGCTTTGAAACTGCAGCGAAGGACAATGGGTTTAAGGCTGAAATTCAGATTGCGGAGGACGACGATGCGCAGCAACTGGCTCAAGCTGAGGCGCTGCTCCAGAAGAAGCCATGCGCTCTCGCGTTGAACCCTGTCAAGTCTGAGCCATCCGCCGCGATCGTTAAGTCTGCCAATGATGCAGGGGTTCCTGTGTTTACCGTGAACGTGATCGTAGACGAGGATGCGCTGAATGCCCAGCAAGGACGCATAGTGCAGTATCTCGGAGCTGACAATAAGGCTGGTGGTGTCCAGACCGCTGAGCAGGTTCTCAAGGACATGGGGGATGACGCCAAGATGGTCATTGGATTTGTCACGGAGCCTGATGAAGTCCCCGTGGTGATTCGCGATGAAGGATTCAAGGAGACGATTTCAAAGAATTCAAATGCCGAAGTTGTCGCGACTGTGGATGGCAATGTGAAGGCGACAGATTCACTTAATGTGACGACGGAAATGCTCCAAGGGAATCCAAACCTCAACGTCATCTTCGCATCCACTGGGCCCGCGGCGCAGGGCGCCCTCGAAGCGGTGAAAGCATCAGGACGTGACGTGAAGGTATATGGGTTCTGTGCGCCGGAGCTTGAATTAACAAGTCAGTATCCCGGGTGTGTAGCTCAGGAGCCAGCCGACTATGGCAAGCGCGTGGTTGAACAGATCAGGAAGTACGTCGACGGCGAGAAGGTTGAGAATGAGATTCTGCGGCCACTCAAGCTGTATGTCGAAGGTGAGACGCCAGCGCCCGGTGAAGTTGGCTAA